Below is a genomic region from Bacillus carboniphilus.
CCGAGGGTTAGACACCAGGTTTAGAAGTGTCATGCATTAACTTTAAAACCAATCACCTTTGACTGTAATTTGTAAATTATCTATAACTTTGCTCTTCATACTAATGTTTGGATTTAATAGAATAGTTCCATTCTGAGACAACGTATTTACTTTAGACCTTGAAATGCCAAAGATATCTGCTATTAGTTTATCTATTCTAAGACCAAAATCATGTTTATAGCAAAGTATAATCGTAACCTCGTTAGATCGTGAATCGAGCTTTTCTTTTCTTAGTTCGTATCGTATATCTGCATTCACATCATTACATAGTTTTCTTAATTTCTTGATTTGAAAGGCATAGTACCAGATGGTCTCTTTATCATTATTCATAAATTTTTGAATGAGCATAGAGTCCATTTTATTAATATTGACTCTCGAAAAAATAGGGTAGTTCCAAGTTCCCTCACAATGGATACAGTTATAAATAAGCCAAATATCAACGATTTTCTGATTCGCATTTACCCTGAATTTCTCACTACAATAAAATTCTGTGTTCGTTTTACATTTACTACAATTTCGTTTTATATTTGGTGTTTCCTGAGCTATGATCTCATAAGTGAATAAATTATTTAAACTCATTTACCAGTTCCTCCTATTTAATCAGAGGAACGCAAAAAACGGTTGAATGGAGAAAGATTTCCCATATAAAAAGCGGAATACCTTATAGGTATCCCGCTGGAATGAAACAACTAACGATCCTGCGTTCCCTGTAATGGTTAAAAATAGGCACACTTCTCCCGTTGTTGAACAATAATGTTCAAAAAAAGAAATGTACTATTTAGTTGCTTAACCATTACAAGTATGTTGGCAAAATCAATTCCACCTTCCAAATTTCTCCTGTATTATTAGTATGCCATTATTATTCAATAAACACCATTGTTAATGAAAAAAAGTGCCTGACCCTCGATACGTTAATACGTTAACACACCGGGGGTCAGGCACGAAAAATAAAGTTCATAGCATCTACATTTATTCCTTATAGCAAGACTTCT
It encodes:
- a CDS encoding DUF1062 domain-containing protein, which gives rise to MSLNNLFTYEIIAQETPNIKRNCSKCKTNTEFYCSEKFRVNANQKIVDIWLIYNCIHCEGTWNYPIFSRVNINKMDSMLIQKFMNNDKETIWYYAFQIKKLRKLCNDVNADIRYELRKEKLDSRSNEVTIILCYKHDFGLRIDKLIADIFGISRSKVNTLSQNGTILLNPNISMKSKVIDNLQITVKGDWF